One segment of Ricinus communis isolate WT05 ecotype wild-type chromosome 8, ASM1957865v1, whole genome shotgun sequence DNA contains the following:
- the LOC8279601 gene encoding importin beta-like SAD2: MDLPSLALTLQAALSPNPDERKAAEQNLNQYQYAPQHLVRLLQIIVDNSCDMAVRQVASIHFKNFIAKNWAPHEPDEQSKILQSDKDMVRDHILVFVVQVPPLLRVQLGECLKTIIHADYPEQWPRLLDWIKHNLQDQQVYGALFVLRILSRKYEFKSDEERTPVYRIVEETFPHLLNIFNRLVQIANPSLEVADLIKLICKIFWSSIYLEIPKQLFDPNVFNAWMVLFLNVLERSVPIEGQPVDPELRKSWGWWKVKKWTVHILNRLYTRFGDLKLQNQENRAFAQMFQKSYAGKILECHLNLLNMIRLGGYLPDRVTNLILQYLSNSISKNSMYTLLQPRLDVLLFEIVFPLMCFSDNDQKLWDEDPHEYVRKGYDIIEDLYSPRTASMDFVSELVRKRGKENLQKFIQFIVEIFKRYDEAPVEYKPYRQKDGALLAIGALCDKLKQTEPYKSELERMLVQHVFPEFSSPVGHLRAKAAWVAGQYAHINFSDQSNFLKALHSVVSGLRDPELPVRVDSVFALRSFVEACKDLNEIRPILPQLLDEFFKLMNEVENEDLVFTLETIVDKFGEEMAPYALGLCQNLGAAFWRCMNTAEADDEADDPGALAAVGCLRAISTILESVSRLPHLFVQIEPILLPIMRRMLTTDGQEVFEEVLEIVSYMTFFSPSISLDMWTLWPLMMEALAEWAIDFFPNILVPLDNYISRGTAHFLACKDPDYQQSLWKMISSILADRNLEDNDIEPAPKLIEVVFQNCRGQVDQWVEPYLRVTVERLNRAEKSYLKCLLMQVIADALYYNAALTLGILQKLGVATEIFNLWFQMLQQVKKSGVRANFKREHDKKVCCLGLTSLLALPANQLPGEALDRVFKTTLDLLVAYKDQVAEAAKEAEAEDDDDMDGFQTDDDDDVDGSDKDMGVDAEDGDEADSIKLQKLAAQAKAFRPHDEDDDDSDDDYSDDEELQSPIDEVDPFIFFVDTIKVMQASDPLRFQNLTQALDFHHQALANGVAQHAEQRRAEIEKERMEKASATAAS, encoded by the exons ATGGATCTCCCGAGTCTCGCTCTCACTCTCCAAGCTGCTCTTAGCCCTAATCCCGATGAACGCAAAGCCGCCGAGCAAAATCTCAATCAG TACCAGTATGCGCCTCAGCATCTTGTGAGGTTGTTACAGATAATAGTGGATAATAGTTGTGACATGGCAGTACGACAAGTTGCTAGTATTcatttcaagaactttattGCAAAGAACTGGGCGCCACATGAGCctg ATGAGCAATCAAAGATATTGCAAAGTGATAAAGACATGGTGAGGGATCATATCCTTGTGTTTGTTGTTCAGGTTCCACCTTTATTGAG AGTACAGTTGGGCGAGTGCCTCAAGACAATTATACATGCTGATTACCCAGAGCAGTGGCCACGGCTTCTTGATTGGATCAAGCATAATTTACAAGATCAGCAAGTATATGGAGCTTTGTTTGTGTTGCGGATTCTTTCCAGAAAATATGA GTTCAAGTCAGATGAGGAAAGGACACCTGTTTATCGCATTGTTGAGGAGACTTTCCCGCATCTTCTCAACATTTTTAACAGGCTGGTCCAGATTGCGAATCCTTCATTAGAAGTAGCAGATCTGATCAAGcttatttgtaaaatattcTGGTCATCTATATAT TTGGAGATACCAAAGCAGCTGTTTGATCCTAATGTCTTCAATGCCTGGAtggttcttttcttaaatgTTTTGGAGAGGTCTGTTCCTATTGAGGGGCAGCCTGTGGATCCTGAACTCAGGAAGTCTTGGGGGTGGTGGAAGGTGAAGAAATGGACAGTTCACATATTGAACAGGCTGTACACTCG GTTTGGAGATTTGAAACTTCAAAACCAAGAAAACAGAGCTTTTGCCCAAATGTTTCAGAAGAGTTATGCAGGGAAGATTTTGGAGTGCCACTTGAATTTGTTGAACATGATACGGCTTGGTGGTTATTTACCTGACAGAGTTACCAATCTAATTCTTCAGTATTTAAGCAACAG TATTTCAAAGAATAGCATGTATACTCTCCTGCAGCCGCGACTTGATGTTCTGCTGTTTGAGATAGTCTTTCCTCTCATGTGCTTTAGTGACAATGATCAAAAGCTTTGGGATGAAGATCCGCATGAATATGTGAGGAAGGGTTATG ATATCATTGAGGATTTGTACAGTCCAAGGACTGCTTCAATGGATTTTGTCAGTGAATTGGTTAGGAAACGTGGGAAAGAGAATCTTCAAAAgtttattcaatttattgtAGAAATTTTTAAGAG GTATGATGAGGCACCAGTAGAATATAAACCCTATCGACAAAAAGATGGTGCCTTGCTGGCTATAGGAGCACTTTGTGATAAGCTGAAACAAACTGAACCCTACAAATCTGAACTGGAGCGTATGTTAGTGCAACATGTTTTCCCTGAATTTAGCAGTCCTGTTGGTCATCTTAGAGCAAAG GCTGCATGGGTTGCGGGACAATATGCACACATTAATTTCTCTGACCAGAGCAATTTCCTTAAAGCCTTGCATAGTGTTGTTTCTGGGTTGCGTGATCCAGAGCTTCCTGTTCGTGTTGATTCAGTGTTTGCATTGCGAAGCTTTGTTGAAGCATGCAAAG atttaaatgaaattcGCCCTATTCTTCCTCAGCTACTTGATG AGTTCTTTAAACTAATGAATGAGGTGGAGAATGAGGACCTGGTTTTTACTCTGGAAACTATAGTTGATAAATTTGGCGAAGAGATGGCACCCTATGCTTTAGGATTGTGCCAGAATCTG gGGGCTGCATTTTGGAGGTGTATGAACACTGCAGAAGCTGATGATGAAGCTGATGATCCTGGTGCTTTGGCAGCAGTTGGTTGTTTACGTGCCATAAGCACAATTCTTGAATCAGTTAGCAGGCTTCCTCACCTTTTTGTCCAGATTGAGCCAATTTTGCTTCCTATAATGCGTAGAATGTTGACAACTGATGGTCAAG AGGTGTTTGAAGAAGTTCTGGAAATCGTTTCGTACATGACCTTTTTCTCTCCATCGATATCCCTGGATATGTGGACTCTTTGGCCTTTGATGATGGAAGCATTGGCAGAGTGGGCTATTGATTTCTTTCCAA ATATTCTGGTTCCCTTGGACAACTACATATCAAGGGGAACTGCTCATTTCCTCGCATGCAAGGATCCAGATTACCAGCAAAGCCTTTGGAAGATGATTTCGTCT ATCTTGGCAGATAGAAATTTAGAGGATAATGATATTGAACCAGCTCCAAAACTTATTGAAGTGGTTTTCCAGAATTGTAGAGGCCAGGTGGATCAGTGGGTTGAGCCATATTTGAGAGTCACCGTTGAGAGGTTAAATAGAGCAGAGAAATCATACTTGAAATGTCTTCTCATGCAAGTG ATTGCAGACGCCCTTTACTATAATGCAGCTTTGACGCTAGGGATACTGCAAAAGCTTGGTGTTGCTACTGAGATATTTAATCTCTGGTTCCAGATGTTGCAACAAGTGAAAAAAAGTGGTGTACGTGCTAATTTTAAGAG AGAGCACGACAAGAAAGTTTGTTGTTTGGGATTGACATCACTACTTGCACTACCTGCTAATCAATTACCTGGAGAGGCTTTGGATCGTGTTTTCAAGACCACTCTTGATCTCCTTGTAGCTTACAAGGATCAAGTTGCAG AAGCTGCAAAGGAAGCAGAAgctgaagatgatgatgatatggaTGGTTTCCAAACTGATGATGACGATGATGTTGATGGGTCTGACAAGGATATGGGAGTTGATGCTGAGGATGGGGATGAAGCAGACAGCATTAAGCTTCAAAAATTAGCTGCACAG GCAAAGGCTTTCCGTCCACATgatgaggatgatgatgaCTCAGATGATGACTACAGTGACGATGAGGAGCTACAATCACCAATTGATGAGGTGGACCCTTTCATCTTCTTTGTTGATACTATCAAAG TCATGCAAGCATCAGATCCATTGAGGTTCCAGAATCTTACACAGGCTCTGGACTTCCATCACCAAGCGCTTGCAAATGGTGTTGCCCAGCATGCTGAACAGAGAAGAGCAGAGattgaaaaggaaagaatgGAAAAGGCATCGGCTACTGCTGCTTCATAA